A region of Vanessa cardui chromosome 1, ilVanCard2.1, whole genome shotgun sequence DNA encodes the following proteins:
- the LOC124543842 gene encoding phospholipid scramblase 3-like, translated as MDASNIPATVFWFSGIELLKTLDRVLIREQSGSYVNNKYVVLTAEGAVLLYAKEDSGILNRVLVGKSRAFEIDVFDTNDKEVIKIRRPYTVGPDKMDVALCGQAAAIVRKEVTFFKPVLSINDVNDHPVVRVKGPVSISSECNFELYSTDKKRIGDIGKRWSGLTRAPAADRDSFAIRFPLDLDVRYKAAIISTCFLIDFLFYEN; from the exons ATGGATGCCAGCAATATACCTGCTACTG ttttctggtTTTCAGGTATCGAATTGCTGAAGACTCTGGATCGCGTGTTGATAAGAGAACAGTCTGGATCCTACGTCAACAACAAGTATGTGGTGCTGACCGCGGAGGGCGCTGTTCTGCTGTACGCTAAGGAGGACTCGGGAATTTTGAACCGAGTGCTGGTCGGCAAGAGCAGAGCGTTTGAAATCGATGTATTTGACACCAATGATAAAGAG gtgATAAAAATTCGCCGGCCGTACACTGTCGGTCCAGACAAAATGGACGTGGCGCTGTGCGGGCAGGCTGCTGCTATCGTGAGGAAAGAGGTGACCTTCTTCAAGCCGGTGCTGTCTATCAACGATGTCAACGACCACCCAGTAGTGAGGGTCAAGGGCCCGGTGTCCATATCATCTGAATGCAACTTTGAG TTATATTCCACCGACAAGAAACGTATCGGCGACATCGGTAAGCGCTGGAGCGGGCTCACCCGCGCACCCGCCGCCGACCGGGACAGCTTTGCCATCCGCTTCCCGTTAGACCTGGACGTGCGCTACAAAGCTGCCATCATCAGCACTTGCTTCCTCATT GATTTCTTGTTCTATGAAAATTGA